A segment of the Manis javanica isolate MJ-LG chromosome 17, MJ_LKY, whole genome shotgun sequence genome:
acacacacagacacacagagtgaATATACAAACTGTCAGTGGCCAGCCCATATCTGAAAACACAACTTTGACCCAGAAGTTCTGCAGCAGTCAACGCACAATGGGCAGGACCTGGTGAATAAGCATTGATTTCCATGaagttccctccccacccccagctcccaacTTAAGACCAGCTGGAGAAAGCCGAATATGCTTCCTTAACTGATCCTGCAGGATTGCCTCACTGCTTGTTTTCTGCCTCCAGCGGTCCCTGGTAAGGGCCTCCACCAGCGCATTCCTGAGGCGCTCCttgttttcataataaattttCCACTCCCCTGTCTGACAAATGCAAGCGACAGTGACTGACTCTTGCTGTGGCAAGGTCTGAATAAATACCTTATAGCCCTTGCTTGTACTCATTTctggtcttcatttatttccatcacACACACGCAATCACACAGTCTTCCTGTAGTGGATGTGGCAATGCAGACAGCATGGCTTGGAGAGAATAATCCTCCCCATCACTCCGCAGCGCCCAGGGAGAGGGAGGACCTCTAGGCAAGTCTGGCCTTTACTGGGAATCAGGGGAGGTACACAGGCCCTGGGCATTGGATGTCACTGGGTCACAGGCGAGGAAAGAAGGTGAACTTGTGTCAGGGGCCAGCCTTTCCACACCGGTGCACCTGGTCACCTGAGAGGCGCTCacaggttttaaaagaaaattttaaaactcacaaTACAGTGTGCCCACTTGTTCCATTGGGATCATCTGAAATAACAAGATGCAGAAAACACAACCGGGAAATTTGGGTGCTTCCCCTGGAGAGTGTCCCTTGCCTCTCCTTCCCTGGGGCCTCCCCACACCTTTGTCAGCTCTTTCCTGGCCTCCAGACCTTTATCTCCTACAAGGGGGAGCGCTCCCCAGCCTGGCCAGACGCAGGAGAGAAACTACATTACCCGGTGTGCACCGAGAGGGCGACATCACAGGAAAGGGGGCGTTCCGGTCCCGTTGGTAGAGGCGGGATTTCCGGCGTCGCCAGGCGGAAGCGTTTACGGCGTGGGGCGCGATTCCTCCACAGTGGCGCTGAGTTCTCGGCTGCCGGTCGTTCGGAGCAGGGCGGAACGGCGGGGAGGCCCCACCTGCGCCTCCGCGGGTTCTGGGTGGGGTCGCTGAGCCCCCGGGCGCCCCCGTGCGGCCCCGCTCGCCACAGGTCTGATGGCGGCGCCCTTGGACCCGGCGCAGGTGAGTGGACGGTCCCCGCGCCTCCCGCTCTCGGACCCCCAGCGTCGCGGCCCCGCCGCCCGGACGTGCGGGAGGACGGTGACCTTCGACCCTTCGCCTTACCTTCTCCCGGCCGTTTCTCGGAGCGCCAGGATGGGGTCACCTCGGCTCCGGGTGCGGAATCCAGGTCAGGGGTCCCGTGGGGGAGGGCCCCGTTCCTGACGGCCGGCGGGATTCTGTGTGGAGGGGCGAGGTGTGTGGCCCCAGGGCCCCCCGAACACAACGCCGTGCGCGCGGGGCGGTCCTCAGGGAGGAGGCCCAGGGTTCGCCGACATCACTGGGGTCCGGCTGCGCCCCTTGCCGAGGCCGCGGCAACTCAGACGGGGCGCCCAAGCCCTGCCTCGCACCGTCGGCTGTGGCTGTGGCTCAGCCGCCACTCCAGCTCCTGGTCCGTGGAAGCCTGCCGGGCGCTCGTCTCGCCCATGCCTGCTTTCTACTACCAGCAAACGCGCCCATTTCAAATCGAGGGCAGGGGCGGAGGGGGCGAGGATGCGCGCGTGCAGGCGCTGTGAGGTCTGTGGGCTGAGAGGTCTGACCCCCCGCACCCCAGCCCCAGGGTCCACAGCAAAACCTCGGATTTCTGTAACCCGACTCCTGTTTCGATCCTTCTTCAGCGTCCAGGTGTCAG
Coding sequences within it:
- the LOC140847202 gene encoding uncharacterized protein isoform X3, whose translation is MSLGHRRGKKVNLCQGPAFPHRCTWSPERRSQVLKENFKTHNTVCPLVPLGSSEITRCRKHNREIWVLPLESVPCLSFPGASPHLCQLFPGLQTFISYKGERSPAWPDAGEKLHYPVCTERATSQERGRSGPVGRGGISGVARRKRLRRGARFLHSGAEFSAAGRSEQGGTAGRPHLRLRGFWVGSLSPRAPPCGPARHRSDGGALGPGAGEWTVPAPPALGPPASRPRRPDVREDGDLRPFALPSPGRFSERQDGVTSAPGAESSVQVSGLRRGPRRKIPSHCILPPRVIFRDYLAQRIKILPQLRN
- the LOC140847202 gene encoding uncharacterized protein isoform X4, producing MSLGHRRGKKVNLCQGPAFPHRCTWSPERRSQVLKENFKTHNTVCPLVPLGSSEITRCRKHNREIWVLPLESVPCLSFPGASPHLCQLFPGLQTFISYKGERSPAWPDAGEKLHYPVCTERATSQERGRSGPVGRGGISGVARRKRLRRGARFLHSGAEFSAAGRSEQGGTAGRPHLRLRGFWVGSLSPRAPPCGPARHRSDGGALGPGAGVRDLRGCGRDLFPGGVGAAGPTQRTLYQEVMLETCGLLASLDTTGGKLALPGRVMCTTVLEQGRGLRAALETDS
- the LOC140847202 gene encoding uncharacterized protein isoform X1 is translated as MSLGHRRGKKVNLCQGPAFPHRCTWSPERRSQVLKENFKTHNTVCPLVPLGSSEITRCRKHNREIWVLPLESVPCLSFPGASPHLCQLFPGLQTFISYKGERSPAWPDAGEKLHYPVCTERATSQERGRSGPVGRGGISGVARRKRLRRGARFLHSGAEFSAAGRSEQGGTAGRPHLRLRGFWVGSLSPRAPPCGPARHRSDGGALGPGAGEWTVPAPPALGPPASRPRRPDVREDGDLRPFALPSPGRFSERQDGVTSAPGAESRSGVPWGRAPFLTAGGILCGGARCVAPGPPEHNAVRAGRSSGRRPRVRRHHWGPAAPLAEAAATQTGRPSPASHRRLWLWLSRHSSSWSVEACRALVSPMPAFYYQQTRPFQIEGRGGGGEDARVQAL
- the LOC140847202 gene encoding uncharacterized protein isoform X2, whose amino-acid sequence is MSLGHRRGKKVNLCQGPAFPHRCTWSPERRSQVLKENFKTHNTVCPLVPLGSSEITRCRKHNREIWVLPLESVPCLSFPGASPHLCQLFPGLQTFISYKGERSPAWPDAGEKLHYPVCTERATSQERGRSGPVGRGGISGVARRKRLRRGARFLHSGAEFSAAGRSEQGGTAGRPHLRLRGFWVGSLSPRAPPCGPARHRSDGGALGPGAGEWTVPAPPALGPPASRPRRPDVREDGDLRPFALPSPGRFSERQDGVTSAPGAESSPRVHSKTSDFCNPTPVSILLQRPGVRTAPGPKEENPLPLHFTASGDF